A window of Panicum virgatum strain AP13 chromosome 8K, P.virgatum_v5, whole genome shotgun sequence contains these coding sequences:
- the LOC120645733 gene encoding receptor-like protein EIX2, translating to MHRLAACWILLHIAASCSFFLIAHARKQPALGSDLNVTARCLPHEREALLAFKNGITNDSTNLLASWRPAQDCCRWTGIACSSQTGHVLKLDLNGAYSFYPPLYGQISPSLLSLDHLEYLDLGSNFLEGPNGSVPEFLGSMKNLRHLDLSYIPFSGTVPLLLSNLSKLEYLDLSFTSFFGRMPPQLGNLSKLQYLDLSWMWNDTYSTDISWLSHLNMLEYIDMSNVTLSTIVNWPSVVNMVPTLKHIKLMNCSLPSANRSISHLNLTELEELDLTWNYFGHPIASCWFWNVTTIKLLYLDHTNLYGPFPDDLGEMVSLQHLDFSYNRNAATLTVDLKNLCELESLYLDNSLSSGNITELVQKLPQCSSRKFYALSSVSNNMTGIFPNTIDHLTSLTTIILTNNSISGAIPPGIRNCTNLEYVHFSSNQLSGQIPLLPRSLRVFEVSMNFLSGHLPLEFGAPNFETLIISFNYITGQVPRSICESQNMAFLDLSNNIFEGELPYCSRMPSLRFLLASNNNFSGKFPPWLQGFSSLVFLDLSWNKFYGSLPSWIGDLANLRILYLSRNMFYGDIPASITDLRALQYLDLAANNMSGSIPRSLSNLVGMTLKHPSGSSDDLYSTLSFDESQDLFALVMKHQVLKYGSHGIVSVVGIDLSLNQLTGEIPDEITSLSMALNLNLSWNHLSGKIPENIGSMKSVESLDLSRNNLSGEIPRSFSDLTYISYLDLSYNNLTGMVPSGRQLDTLYTENPSMYYGNNDLCGPPLQRNCSVNNAPGHRNQQESKTDSDSAFFYYGLGSGLAVGLWVVLFALLFKKT from the coding sequence ATGCATCGCTTGGCTGCCTGCTGGATTCTTCTTCACATTGCCGcctcctgcagcttcttcctcatcGCGCATGCTCGGAAGCAGCCTGCGCTAGGCAGTGACCTCAATGTTACTGCGAGGTGCTTACCGCACGAGAGGGAAGCGTTGCTGGCCTTCAAGAATGGCATCACCAACGACAGCACAAACCTCCTCGCCTCATGGCGACCAGCCCAAGATTGCTGCCGGTGGACAGGCATCGCCTGTAGCAGCCAAACTGGCCATGTCCTCAAGCTTGATCTCAACGGGGCCTACTCCTTCTACCCACCTTTGTATGGCCAGATAAGTCCCTCCCTGCTTTCTCTGGATCACCTGGAGTACCTCGACCtcggctcaaacttcctggaggGGCCCAATGGTAGTGTCCCGGAGTTCTTGGGATCTATGAAGAACCTGAGGCATCTAGATCTCTCCTACATTCCTTTCTCTGGCACAGTGCCACTCCTGCTCAGCAACCTTTCCAAGTTAGAATACCTCGACCTATCTTTCACGTCCTTTTTTGGTAGAATGCCTCCTCAGCTTGGGAACCTTTCAAAACTGCAATATCTTGACCTCAGTTGGATGTGGAATGATACATATTCAACTGATATCTCATGGCTAAGTCATTTGAATATGCTGGAGTACATTGACATGAGCAATGTAACTCTCAGCACAATAGTTAATTGGCCTTCTGTGGTGAACATGGTTCCAACTCTGAAGCACATCAAACTTATGAATTGCTCACTTCCAAGTGCGAATCGGTCGATTTCACACCTAAATCTTACCGAACTTGAGGAGCTTGATCTCACATGGAACTACTTTGGGCATCCAATCGCATCATGCTGGTTTTGGAATGTAACAACAATTAAGTTACTGTACCTAGATCATACCAATCTTTATGGTCCCTTCCCTGATGACCTCGGAGAAATGGTGTCGCTCCAACACCTAGACTTTTCATACAACAGAAATGCTGCCACATTGACGGTCGACTTGAAAAATCTATGTGAATTGGAAAGCTTATACCTTGACAATAGTCTGTCATCTGGGAACATAACAGAGTTAGTACAGAAGTTACCACAGTGTTCTTCGAGAAAATTTTATGCCTTGAGTTCAGTAAGCAATAACATGACCGGAATTTTTCCCAATACTATTGACCACTTAACCAGTTTAACTACCATTATCCTTACTAACAACAGTATTAGTGGAGCAATACCTCCAGGGATTCGGAACTGCACTAATTTAGAGTACGTCCATTTCAGTTCAAACCAACTCAGTGGCCAAATACCGTTGCTGCCAAGAAGCCTCAGGGTATTTGAGGTCTCCATGAACTTCTTGTCAGGGCATTTGCCGTTGGAATTTGGAGCTCCAAATTTTGAAACTCTAATTATATCCTTCAATTACATTACTGGTCAAGTTCCTCGATCTATTTGTGAGTCCCAAAACATGGCATTTTTGGATTTATCAAACAATATTTTTGAGGGAGAACTACCTTACTGTTCTCGCATGCCAAGTTTACGTTTCCTGCTCGCAAGTAATAATAACTTTTCTGGAAAGTTCCCCCCGTGGCTCCAGGGCTTCTCATCACTGGTTTTCCTAGATCTTTCATGGAACAAGTTTTATGGATCATTACCAAGCTGGATAGGAGATTTGGCGAACTTACGTATTCTGTACCTTAGTCGTAACATGTTCTATGGAGATATTCCAGCATCCATCACGGATCTTAGAGCGCTTCAATACTTGGATTTAGCAGCAAACAATATGTCTGGATCAATTCCTCGATCTTTGTCAAATTTAGTAGGAATGACTCTAAAACATCCATCTGGATCTAGCGATGATTTATACTCAACATTGTCGTTCGATGAATCGCAAGATTTATTTGCCCTGGTGATGAAGCATCAAGTGCTCAAGTATGGATCGCACGGAATAGTCTCTGTTGTGGGCATTGATTTGTCGCTGAATCAATTAACTGGGGAAATTCCAGATGAAATTACTTCTCTTAGTATGGcattgaatttaaatttgtCATGGAATCACTTGAGCGGAAAAATTCCGGAGAATATTGGATCTATGAAATCAGTGGAATCACTTGACCTCTCAAGGAATAACCTTTCCGGTGAAATCCCACGAAGCTTTTCAGATTTGACATACATAAGTTACCTGGACCTGTCATATAACAATCTTACAGGGATGGTCCCATCAGGTCGTCAACTTGACACCCTTTACACAGAAAACCCTTCTATGTACTACGGAAACAACGATCTATGTGGCCCTCCTCTTCAAAGAAATTGCTCAGTGAATAATGCACCAGGGCATAGAAATCAACAAGAAAGCAAAACAGATTCTGATTCAGCGTTCTTTTACTACGGACTTGGGTCAGGATtagccgttggcctttgggTTGTCCTCTTTGCTCTACTATTCAAGAAAACATGA